From one Mya arenaria isolate MELC-2E11 chromosome 4, ASM2691426v1 genomic stretch:
- the LOC128231389 gene encoding uncharacterized protein DDB_G0283357-like isoform X1, producing the protein MMFFFLITLTCLLGRAMSELTCTDWQGKAIQDGEDFYPYEADPCHMCSCYRGESTMCKSVSCSPPNCPKWRQISKKCCHYECLDSDGASILTHDNGTAINPPTGNSAGGAGGDGTMTDLGLRLVASTVTTFLILALLLFLIHRFRQRRLLLTLRRYNRRREPLDDSDNISYSPDFFGVQCPPYEDPPPPYTPPKPHPGEQPPPYEALETNNNPENEFTGRNNEQTSNVNNRVHSTGRSGNCGSSEEHLLEGGSNSSSPRRNNMVTRGVNTGITVADDNAVIDINRFSAINANGICVDSGNNSSECSNSSRSSHRNAHPRQARQVDRVQSAIEGQRASVHFRNSSNGQPNTSIAMGIQNRNRNLARNRSSDTNLNAQVSPLRNCNGTQTECANALNLELRNAVLSWRSNVVHGVPHGGECSSSSTDIGESTTSAESLTSSPESPAFDLDTPSEGQNNQERVVDDAETTVKRFLDRQFGQVPKGRRYPTTMSQSWTSPQGASPGQNFKQSISLGAFPANGDVPGQSVPQCSRVDRDNKPLLPRSKSEHLKTNGSLINHPFNGVVKPVNYHHNGHGARVAYKEPDELSQRQDRNSNQCNHSASEVCSSHDLTFRSDVSECGSITSNVSNLAAAILDPGDIIVTKRQDELRKLRLSHLLNKPVLELNIDPSSASNSVAVNHQQLQRSLSDNSVDSSCVSNKPCDYYENVPTGFTIRNDSKYPSDSYRHFLQTCLSGRQEKTRGQSQRKDRSVNDSNFSSSRKSEKKVTSSTQSSPRKETSRVKPRPDNSMIHSWHAGVADSGDENTSGPNSNTLARNSNVNFEKKSCGSKDVSNVFLPLFKPSNLEMDSTVDRGKVPDSEMRASAAAMYSCETEDRPDRKERRHMFKRHSMGCFPAKHTDNCVASHHGQRAHHLTRFDNVIGDVNMKKRNTAKDQRSKRISAPATSNDSHKVEQNAPYLMHSAIPRDFALLDHDIPALFGIRHSDNRSKKRSKSQGRGDPSGNGARKGSGGSRARRKPQQACLFHQELEQVLSKQRSPAKHTPADIKKNNSAISQV; encoded by the exons ATGATGTTCTTTTTCCTCATCACTTTAACCTGTTTGTTAGGAAGAG CAATGTCAGAGCTGACATGTACAGACTGGCAGGGCAAGGCGATTCAGGACGGGGAGGACTTCTACCCGTATGAGGCAGACCCTTGTCACATGTGCAGCTGCTACCGTGGCGAGTCGACCATGTGTAAATCTGTGTCTTGCTCACCACCAAACTGTCCAAAGTGGCGTCAGATCTCCAAGAAGTGCTGCCACTATGAGTGTCTCGACTCAGACGGGGCGTCAATCTTAACACATGATAATGGCACCGCCATTAACCCACCCACAGGCAACTCTGCAG gtggtgctggtggtgatGGGACGATGACGGACCTGGGTCTGCGTTTGGTGGCGAGCACGGTGACCACGTTTCTTATCCTTGCCCTCCTACTCTTCCTCATCCATCGCTTCAGACAGCGGAGACTTCTTCTCACTCTCAGAC GATACAACCGCAGAAGGGAGCCACTAGATGATTCAGACAACATCAGTTACTCTCCTGATTTCTTTGGGGTACAGTGCCCCCCATATGAGGATCCCCCACCCCCCTACACTCCGCCCAAACCCCACCCTGGGGAACAGCCCCCGCCCTATGAAGCACTCGAGACAAATAACAACCCTGAAAACGAGTTCACTGGGAGAAATAATGAGCAAACAAGCAATGTAAACAACAGAGTACATTCAACAGGAAGATCAGGCAATTGTGGAAGTTCTGAGGAGCACCTGCTAGAAGGCGGGAGTAACTCTAGTAGTCCCAGAAGGAACAATATGGTTACCAGGGGTGTAAATACGGGAATTACAGTTGCTGATGACAACGCTGTCATTGATATTAATAGATTTAGTGCCATAAATGCAAATGGGATATGTGTTGATAGTGGGAATAATTCCAGTGagtgtagtaatagtagtagaagttCACACAGAAATGCACATCCAAGGCAGGCTAGGCAAGTGGACAGGGTTCAAAGTGCAATAGAAGGACAGAGGGCAAGTGTGCATTTCAGGAATAGTTCCAATGGACAGCCAAATACGTCTATTGCAATGGGTATACAGAATAGAAACAGAAACCTTGCTAGAAATAGGTCATCAGATACAAACCTAAATGCACAAGTTAGTCCATTACGGAATTGTAATGGAACTCAAACTGAATGTGCTAATGCTCTTAATTTAGAACTCAGAAATGCTGTATTGAGTTGGAGAAGTAATGTTGTACATGGTGTTCCCCATGGTGGAGAGTGCTCATCCAGTTCCACAGACATAGGTGAGTCCACGACATCTGCTGAGTCCCTGACCAGCAGTCCTGAATCTCCTGCCTTTGATCTGGACACCCCTTCAGAAGGCCAAAACAATCAGGAACGTGTTGTAGATGATGCAGAGACGACAGTTAAGAGGTTCCTGGACAGGCAGTTTGGTCAGGTGCCCAAGGGTCGTCGCTACCCCACTACAATGTCCCAGTCATGGACAAGTCCACAGGGTGCCAGTCCAGGGCAAAACTTCAAGCAAAGCATCTCATTAGGGGCTTTTCCTGCCAATGGAGATGTCCCTGGGCAGTCTGTGCCACAGTGCTCAAGAGTTGATCGAGACAACAAGCCTTTGTTACCAAGATCGAAATCTGAACACTTGAAAACCAATGGGAGTTTAATTAACCATCCATTTAATGGAGTAGTTAAACCAGTGAACTATCATCACAATGGACATGGAGCAAGAGTGGCTTACAAGGAGCCTGATGAGCTGTCACAAAGACAAGATAGGAACTCGAACCAATGTAATCATAGCGCTAGTGAAGTGTGTTCTAGTCATGACCTGACCTTTCGCTCGGATGTGAGTGAGTGTGGGAGTATTACCTCCAATGTTTCAAACCTTGCCGCTGCAATCCTTGACCCTGGGGATATTATTGTGACAAAACGGCAAGATGAACTACGCAAATTGAGATTGTCCCATCTACTCAATAAGCCAGTATTGGAGTTAAACATTGATCCATCTTCAGCATCTAACTCTGTAGCTGTCAACCATCAACAGTTACAGAGGTCATTAAGTGACAATTCAGTGGATTCATCGTGTGTGTCTAACAAACCGTGTgattattatgaaaatgtacCAACTGGATTTACAATTAGGAATGACTCAAAATACCCATCAGACTCATACAGGCATTTTCTGCAAACCTGTTTGTCTGGGAGGCAGGAAAAAACAAGAGGACAGTCACAAAGGAAAGACAGATCAGTGAATGATTCTAATTTTTCATCAAGTAGAAAGTCTGAAAAGAAAGTAACATCAAGTACGCAGTCAAGCCCTAGAAAAGAGACTTCTAGGGTCAAACCAAGGCCTGACAACTCTATGATTCACAGCTGGCATGCAGGGGTAGCTGATTCAGGGGATGAAAATACTTCAGGCCCAAATTCAAACACTCTTGCTAGAAATAGCAATGTAAACTTTGAGAAAAAGTCGTGCGGCAGTAAGGATGTAAGTAATGTGTTTTTGCCACTGTTTAAGCCCTCAAACCTGGAAATGGACAGTACAGTGGACAGGGGCAAGGTGCCAGACAGTGAGATGAGGGCATCTGCAGCTGCAATGTACAGCTGTGAAACAGAGGATCGCCCAGACAGGAAAGAGCGAAGACACATGTTTAAACGCCACTCAATGGGCTGCTTTCCTGCTAAACATACTGACAACTGTGTAGCATCACATCATGGGCAGAGAGCCCATCATTTGACTAGGTTTGATAATGTTATAGGGGATGTGAACATGAAAAAGAGAAATACAGCAAAAGATCAAAGATCCAAAAGAATATCTGCACCAGCCACATCAAATGATTCACATAAAGTGGAACAAAATGCCCCCTATTTGATGCATTCGGCCATACCAAGAGACTTTGCCTTATTGGATCATGATATTCCAGCTCTGTTTGGTATCAGACACTCTGACAATCGCTCCAAGAAGAGGTCCAAGTCACAGGGCAGGGGTGACCCCAGTGGCAATGGGGCCAGGAAGGGGTCTGGGGGATCCCGGGCCAGGAGGAAGCCCCAGCAGGCCTGCTTATTCCACCAGGAGCTAGAACAGGTCCTTAGCAAACAGAGGTCTCCTGCTAAACACACTCCTGCtgatataaaaaagaacaatagtGCAATATCTCAAGTATAA
- the LOC128231389 gene encoding uncharacterized protein DDB_G0283357-like isoform X2, which translates to MRMHGINFAMSELTCTDWQGKAIQDGEDFYPYEADPCHMCSCYRGESTMCKSVSCSPPNCPKWRQISKKCCHYECLDSDGASILTHDNGTAINPPTGNSAGGAGGDGTMTDLGLRLVASTVTTFLILALLLFLIHRFRQRRLLLTLRRYNRRREPLDDSDNISYSPDFFGVQCPPYEDPPPPYTPPKPHPGEQPPPYEALETNNNPENEFTGRNNEQTSNVNNRVHSTGRSGNCGSSEEHLLEGGSNSSSPRRNNMVTRGVNTGITVADDNAVIDINRFSAINANGICVDSGNNSSECSNSSRSSHRNAHPRQARQVDRVQSAIEGQRASVHFRNSSNGQPNTSIAMGIQNRNRNLARNRSSDTNLNAQVSPLRNCNGTQTECANALNLELRNAVLSWRSNVVHGVPHGGECSSSSTDIGESTTSAESLTSSPESPAFDLDTPSEGQNNQERVVDDAETTVKRFLDRQFGQVPKGRRYPTTMSQSWTSPQGASPGQNFKQSISLGAFPANGDVPGQSVPQCSRVDRDNKPLLPRSKSEHLKTNGSLINHPFNGVVKPVNYHHNGHGARVAYKEPDELSQRQDRNSNQCNHSASEVCSSHDLTFRSDVSECGSITSNVSNLAAAILDPGDIIVTKRQDELRKLRLSHLLNKPVLELNIDPSSASNSVAVNHQQLQRSLSDNSVDSSCVSNKPCDYYENVPTGFTIRNDSKYPSDSYRHFLQTCLSGRQEKTRGQSQRKDRSVNDSNFSSSRKSEKKVTSSTQSSPRKETSRVKPRPDNSMIHSWHAGVADSGDENTSGPNSNTLARNSNVNFEKKSCGSKDVSNVFLPLFKPSNLEMDSTVDRGKVPDSEMRASAAAMYSCETEDRPDRKERRHMFKRHSMGCFPAKHTDNCVASHHGQRAHHLTRFDNVIGDVNMKKRNTAKDQRSKRISAPATSNDSHKVEQNAPYLMHSAIPRDFALLDHDIPALFGIRHSDNRSKKRSKSQGRGDPSGNGARKGSGGSRARRKPQQACLFHQELEQVLSKQRSPAKHTPADIKKNNSAISQV; encoded by the exons ATGAGAATGCATGGAATAAATTTTG CAATGTCAGAGCTGACATGTACAGACTGGCAGGGCAAGGCGATTCAGGACGGGGAGGACTTCTACCCGTATGAGGCAGACCCTTGTCACATGTGCAGCTGCTACCGTGGCGAGTCGACCATGTGTAAATCTGTGTCTTGCTCACCACCAAACTGTCCAAAGTGGCGTCAGATCTCCAAGAAGTGCTGCCACTATGAGTGTCTCGACTCAGACGGGGCGTCAATCTTAACACATGATAATGGCACCGCCATTAACCCACCCACAGGCAACTCTGCAG gtggtgctggtggtgatGGGACGATGACGGACCTGGGTCTGCGTTTGGTGGCGAGCACGGTGACCACGTTTCTTATCCTTGCCCTCCTACTCTTCCTCATCCATCGCTTCAGACAGCGGAGACTTCTTCTCACTCTCAGAC GATACAACCGCAGAAGGGAGCCACTAGATGATTCAGACAACATCAGTTACTCTCCTGATTTCTTTGGGGTACAGTGCCCCCCATATGAGGATCCCCCACCCCCCTACACTCCGCCCAAACCCCACCCTGGGGAACAGCCCCCGCCCTATGAAGCACTCGAGACAAATAACAACCCTGAAAACGAGTTCACTGGGAGAAATAATGAGCAAACAAGCAATGTAAACAACAGAGTACATTCAACAGGAAGATCAGGCAATTGTGGAAGTTCTGAGGAGCACCTGCTAGAAGGCGGGAGTAACTCTAGTAGTCCCAGAAGGAACAATATGGTTACCAGGGGTGTAAATACGGGAATTACAGTTGCTGATGACAACGCTGTCATTGATATTAATAGATTTAGTGCCATAAATGCAAATGGGATATGTGTTGATAGTGGGAATAATTCCAGTGagtgtagtaatagtagtagaagttCACACAGAAATGCACATCCAAGGCAGGCTAGGCAAGTGGACAGGGTTCAAAGTGCAATAGAAGGACAGAGGGCAAGTGTGCATTTCAGGAATAGTTCCAATGGACAGCCAAATACGTCTATTGCAATGGGTATACAGAATAGAAACAGAAACCTTGCTAGAAATAGGTCATCAGATACAAACCTAAATGCACAAGTTAGTCCATTACGGAATTGTAATGGAACTCAAACTGAATGTGCTAATGCTCTTAATTTAGAACTCAGAAATGCTGTATTGAGTTGGAGAAGTAATGTTGTACATGGTGTTCCCCATGGTGGAGAGTGCTCATCCAGTTCCACAGACATAGGTGAGTCCACGACATCTGCTGAGTCCCTGACCAGCAGTCCTGAATCTCCTGCCTTTGATCTGGACACCCCTTCAGAAGGCCAAAACAATCAGGAACGTGTTGTAGATGATGCAGAGACGACAGTTAAGAGGTTCCTGGACAGGCAGTTTGGTCAGGTGCCCAAGGGTCGTCGCTACCCCACTACAATGTCCCAGTCATGGACAAGTCCACAGGGTGCCAGTCCAGGGCAAAACTTCAAGCAAAGCATCTCATTAGGGGCTTTTCCTGCCAATGGAGATGTCCCTGGGCAGTCTGTGCCACAGTGCTCAAGAGTTGATCGAGACAACAAGCCTTTGTTACCAAGATCGAAATCTGAACACTTGAAAACCAATGGGAGTTTAATTAACCATCCATTTAATGGAGTAGTTAAACCAGTGAACTATCATCACAATGGACATGGAGCAAGAGTGGCTTACAAGGAGCCTGATGAGCTGTCACAAAGACAAGATAGGAACTCGAACCAATGTAATCATAGCGCTAGTGAAGTGTGTTCTAGTCATGACCTGACCTTTCGCTCGGATGTGAGTGAGTGTGGGAGTATTACCTCCAATGTTTCAAACCTTGCCGCTGCAATCCTTGACCCTGGGGATATTATTGTGACAAAACGGCAAGATGAACTACGCAAATTGAGATTGTCCCATCTACTCAATAAGCCAGTATTGGAGTTAAACATTGATCCATCTTCAGCATCTAACTCTGTAGCTGTCAACCATCAACAGTTACAGAGGTCATTAAGTGACAATTCAGTGGATTCATCGTGTGTGTCTAACAAACCGTGTgattattatgaaaatgtacCAACTGGATTTACAATTAGGAATGACTCAAAATACCCATCAGACTCATACAGGCATTTTCTGCAAACCTGTTTGTCTGGGAGGCAGGAAAAAACAAGAGGACAGTCACAAAGGAAAGACAGATCAGTGAATGATTCTAATTTTTCATCAAGTAGAAAGTCTGAAAAGAAAGTAACATCAAGTACGCAGTCAAGCCCTAGAAAAGAGACTTCTAGGGTCAAACCAAGGCCTGACAACTCTATGATTCACAGCTGGCATGCAGGGGTAGCTGATTCAGGGGATGAAAATACTTCAGGCCCAAATTCAAACACTCTTGCTAGAAATAGCAATGTAAACTTTGAGAAAAAGTCGTGCGGCAGTAAGGATGTAAGTAATGTGTTTTTGCCACTGTTTAAGCCCTCAAACCTGGAAATGGACAGTACAGTGGACAGGGGCAAGGTGCCAGACAGTGAGATGAGGGCATCTGCAGCTGCAATGTACAGCTGTGAAACAGAGGATCGCCCAGACAGGAAAGAGCGAAGACACATGTTTAAACGCCACTCAATGGGCTGCTTTCCTGCTAAACATACTGACAACTGTGTAGCATCACATCATGGGCAGAGAGCCCATCATTTGACTAGGTTTGATAATGTTATAGGGGATGTGAACATGAAAAAGAGAAATACAGCAAAAGATCAAAGATCCAAAAGAATATCTGCACCAGCCACATCAAATGATTCACATAAAGTGGAACAAAATGCCCCCTATTTGATGCATTCGGCCATACCAAGAGACTTTGCCTTATTGGATCATGATATTCCAGCTCTGTTTGGTATCAGACACTCTGACAATCGCTCCAAGAAGAGGTCCAAGTCACAGGGCAGGGGTGACCCCAGTGGCAATGGGGCCAGGAAGGGGTCTGGGGGATCCCGGGCCAGGAGGAAGCCCCAGCAGGCCTGCTTATTCCACCAGGAGCTAGAACAGGTCCTTAGCAAACAGAGGTCTCCTGCTAAACACACTCCTGCtgatataaaaaagaacaatagtGCAATATCTCAAGTATAA
- the LOC128231390 gene encoding peroxisomal membrane protein 2-like has product MSLSKESRENFFENLLNKYLKSLKERPLITKCCTSATISALGNFISQKIAPQKDGKVVWRSVAAYATMAFCVSAPIIHYFYIFLSKVAPPKDKPSQVDNIKRLLIDRLIFTPPFIVLFLYVVTILEGQGSAEAVKKIREQFWTILKMNWKVWTIFTYININYIPQRYRVLFGNTVGLFWTVFIAIKRKQMSGN; this is encoded by the exons ATGAGTTTGAGCAAGGAAAGTAGAGagaatttctttgaaaatttattGAACAAGTATTTAAAGAGTTTGAAGGAGCGGCCATTAATAACGAAGTGTTGCACCAG TGCCACCATATCAGCTCTTGGTAACTTCATATCGCAGAAGATCGCCCCACAGAAAGATGGGAAGGTTGTATGGAGGAGTGTTGCAGCCTATGCCACTATGGC GTTTTGTGTGAGTGCGCCAATTATCCACTACTTCTACATCTTCCTGTCGAAGGTGGCGCCTCCCAAGGACAAGCCGAGTCAAGTGGACAATATCAAGCGTCTCCTGATTGACCGCCTCATATTCACCCCGCCTTTCATCGTCCTCTTCCTCTATGTTGTCACCATACTTGAG GGCCAGGGTTCTGCGGAGGCGGTAAAGAAGATCCGGGAGCAGTTCTGGACGATCCTGAAGATGAACTGGAAAGTGTGGACAATCTTCACGTACATCAACATCAACTATATACCACAGAGG tACCGAGTGTTGTTCGGCAACACTGTTGGTTTGTTCTGGACAGTGTTTATTGCCATCAAGCGGAAGCAGATGTCCGGAAACTAG